A window of Thunnus thynnus chromosome 17, fThuThy2.1, whole genome shotgun sequence contains these coding sequences:
- the LOC137168687 gene encoding glycylpeptide N-tetradecanoyltransferase 1-like isoform X1 produces the protein MADENETAPMPEKEDVEDHGHCSDCENEEHHSDDGDRGLGDDTGAKKKKKKQKKKKKSGATEAAQDPLAKVNSLPADKLQEIQKAIELFSVGQGPAKTMEEATRRSYQFWDTQPVPKLGETVTSHGSIEPDKDHIREEPYSLPQGFSWDTLDLGNPAVLKELYTLLNENYVEDDDNMFRFDYSPEFLLWALRPPGWLPQWHCGVRVNSNQKLVGFISAIPATIQIYDIEKKMVEINFLCVHKKLRSKRVAPVLIREITRRVNLQGIFQAVYTAGVVLPKPVGTCRYWHRSLNPRKLIEVKFSHLSRNMTMQRTMKLYRLPEAPKTSGLRPMTKKDVPVVHRLLREYLSQFNLVPVMNQEEVSHWLLPRENIIDTYLVENDGKVTDFLSFYTLPSTIMNHPVHRSLKAAYSFYNVHTTTPLLDLMSDALILAKSKGFDVFNALDLMENKTFLEKLKFGIGDGNLQYYLYNWKCPSMGSEKVGLVLQ, from the exons ATGGCGGATGAGAATGAGACAGCACCGATGCCGGAGAAAGAAGATGTAGAGGACCACGGACACTGCAGCGACTGTGAAAATGAAGAGCACCACTCTGACGATGG TGACAGGGGTCTGGGTGACGACACCGGcgccaagaagaagaaaaagaagcagaaaaagaagaagaaatctgGTGCCACAGAAGCTGCTCAGGACCCTCTTGCCAAG GTGAATTCATTGCCAGCTGATAAGCTACAGGAGATCCAAAAGGCCATTGAACTGTTCTCTGTAGGCCAAGGCCCTGCCAAAACCATGGAGGAGGCAACTCGTAGGAGTTACCAGTTctgggacacacagcctgtgCCCAAGCTAG gGGAAACGGTGACATCACACGGCTCCATTGAACCTGACAAGGACCACATTCGTGAGGAGCCCTACAGCCTCCCACAGGGCTTCAGCTGGGACACCCTCGACTTGGGGAATCCTGCTGTG CTCAAGGAGCTTTACACCCTTCTCAATGAGAACTATGTGGAAGATGATGACAACATGTTTCGATTTGACTACTCTCCTGAGTTCCTGCTCTG ggcCCTGCGGCCCCCTGGCTGGTTGCCTCAGTGGCATTGTGGGGTGAGGGTTAACTCTAACCAGAAGCTGGTAGGCTTCATCAGTGCCATTCCTGCCACCATCCAAATCTATGACAT agaaaagaaaatggttGAGATCAATTTCCTCTGCGTCCACAAGAAGCTTCGTTCCAAACGAGTCGCTCCAGTTCTGATCAGAGAGATCACCAGACGGGTCAACCTGCAGGGCATCTTTCAGGCTGTTTACACCGCTGGAGTGGTACTGCCCAAACCCGTGGGCACGTGCAG GTACTGGCATCGCTCTTTAAACCCGCGCAAACTAATCGAGGTGAAGTTCTCCCACCTGAGCAGGAACATGACTATGCAGCGCACCATGAAGTTGTACCGTCTGCCTGAG GCCCCGAAGACTTCGGGTCTGCGGCCGATGACCAAGAAGGACGTGCCGGTGGTGCATCGCCTCCTCCGTGAGTACCTGAGCCAGTTCAACCTGGTGCCTGTCATGAACCAGGAAGAGGTTTCACACTGGCTGCTGCCCCGGGAGAATATTATCGACACTTACCTGGTGGAG AACGATGGCAAGGTGACTGATTTCCTGAGTTTCTACACACTGCCCTCTACCATTATGAACCACCCTGTGCACCGCAGTCTAAAAGCAGCGTACTCCTTCTACAACGtgcacaccaccacccccctgCTTGACCTGATGTCTGATGCCCTCATCCTGGCCAAATCG AAAGGGTTTGACGTCTTCAATGCACTGGATCTAATGGAAAACAAGACTTTCTTGGAGAAGCTTAAGTTCGGCATCGGTGATGGGAATCTTCAGTATTATCTGTACAATTGGAAGTGTCCCAGCATGGGGTCAGAAAAG gtTGGGTTAGTGCTGCAGTGA
- the LOC137168687 gene encoding glycylpeptide N-tetradecanoyltransferase 1-like isoform X2, whose protein sequence is MADENETAPMPEKEDVEDHGHCSDCENEEHHSDDGGLGDDTGAKKKKKKQKKKKKSGATEAAQDPLAKVNSLPADKLQEIQKAIELFSVGQGPAKTMEEATRRSYQFWDTQPVPKLGETVTSHGSIEPDKDHIREEPYSLPQGFSWDTLDLGNPAVLKELYTLLNENYVEDDDNMFRFDYSPEFLLWALRPPGWLPQWHCGVRVNSNQKLVGFISAIPATIQIYDIEKKMVEINFLCVHKKLRSKRVAPVLIREITRRVNLQGIFQAVYTAGVVLPKPVGTCRYWHRSLNPRKLIEVKFSHLSRNMTMQRTMKLYRLPEAPKTSGLRPMTKKDVPVVHRLLREYLSQFNLVPVMNQEEVSHWLLPRENIIDTYLVENDGKVTDFLSFYTLPSTIMNHPVHRSLKAAYSFYNVHTTTPLLDLMSDALILAKSKGFDVFNALDLMENKTFLEKLKFGIGDGNLQYYLYNWKCPSMGSEKVGLVLQ, encoded by the exons ATGGCGGATGAGAATGAGACAGCACCGATGCCGGAGAAAGAAGATGTAGAGGACCACGGACACTGCAGCGACTGTGAAAATGAAGAGCACCACTCTGACGATGG GGGTCTGGGTGACGACACCGGcgccaagaagaagaaaaagaagcagaaaaagaagaagaaatctgGTGCCACAGAAGCTGCTCAGGACCCTCTTGCCAAG GTGAATTCATTGCCAGCTGATAAGCTACAGGAGATCCAAAAGGCCATTGAACTGTTCTCTGTAGGCCAAGGCCCTGCCAAAACCATGGAGGAGGCAACTCGTAGGAGTTACCAGTTctgggacacacagcctgtgCCCAAGCTAG gGGAAACGGTGACATCACACGGCTCCATTGAACCTGACAAGGACCACATTCGTGAGGAGCCCTACAGCCTCCCACAGGGCTTCAGCTGGGACACCCTCGACTTGGGGAATCCTGCTGTG CTCAAGGAGCTTTACACCCTTCTCAATGAGAACTATGTGGAAGATGATGACAACATGTTTCGATTTGACTACTCTCCTGAGTTCCTGCTCTG ggcCCTGCGGCCCCCTGGCTGGTTGCCTCAGTGGCATTGTGGGGTGAGGGTTAACTCTAACCAGAAGCTGGTAGGCTTCATCAGTGCCATTCCTGCCACCATCCAAATCTATGACAT agaaaagaaaatggttGAGATCAATTTCCTCTGCGTCCACAAGAAGCTTCGTTCCAAACGAGTCGCTCCAGTTCTGATCAGAGAGATCACCAGACGGGTCAACCTGCAGGGCATCTTTCAGGCTGTTTACACCGCTGGAGTGGTACTGCCCAAACCCGTGGGCACGTGCAG GTACTGGCATCGCTCTTTAAACCCGCGCAAACTAATCGAGGTGAAGTTCTCCCACCTGAGCAGGAACATGACTATGCAGCGCACCATGAAGTTGTACCGTCTGCCTGAG GCCCCGAAGACTTCGGGTCTGCGGCCGATGACCAAGAAGGACGTGCCGGTGGTGCATCGCCTCCTCCGTGAGTACCTGAGCCAGTTCAACCTGGTGCCTGTCATGAACCAGGAAGAGGTTTCACACTGGCTGCTGCCCCGGGAGAATATTATCGACACTTACCTGGTGGAG AACGATGGCAAGGTGACTGATTTCCTGAGTTTCTACACACTGCCCTCTACCATTATGAACCACCCTGTGCACCGCAGTCTAAAAGCAGCGTACTCCTTCTACAACGtgcacaccaccacccccctgCTTGACCTGATGTCTGATGCCCTCATCCTGGCCAAATCG AAAGGGTTTGACGTCTTCAATGCACTGGATCTAATGGAAAACAAGACTTTCTTGGAGAAGCTTAAGTTCGGCATCGGTGATGGGAATCTTCAGTATTATCTGTACAATTGGAAGTGTCCCAGCATGGGGTCAGAAAAG gtTGGGTTAGTGCTGCAGTGA
- the retsat.2 gene encoding all-trans-retinol 13,14-reductase has protein sequence MWISVAIICVALVIFILKYVFGSSGPNPFETDTREPLKKMVHDMKEKKKVLKQGFLESKVPENLDAIIIGSGIGGLGLAVLLAKVGKKVLVLEQHDRAGGCCHTFTEKGFEFDVGIHYIGDLLEHKPFRCMLDQMTNGQLQWEPLENPFDQVVLGPPENRRQYPIYSGRNRFPDELKKCFPGEEKAIDEYMRLVKKAGRGIWLLAVLKLCPVPLAKFLVYTGLVKHLSFFFKIAPRSLTEVVNELTENKDLRAVFTYIFGTYGNMPKDSSFAMHSLLVTHYLNGAWYPKGGASEIAYHMIPIIEKAGGAVLVRAPVNRILFNDAKEAYGVSVMKGQEEIHIRAPMVISNAGIFNTYQKLLPTELQAMPAIQKQLSLMKNGEGGLSIFLGLDGTKEELGLKADNYWIFTENNFDELVENYINGKREESAKSVPLLFVASPSAKDSTWQERSPGKSTLSLVSFAKYEWFEDWKDGKVTNRGPDYKELKQIFIDSIVDVVMDVFPKITRDKIEYIDAGTPITNTHYIGAPKGEIYGADHGVARFSPELNATVRPQTPLKNLYLTGQDVFVCGFAGALAGALTCGSVILNRNLHLDAIALAKKMRFVNSKLKGE, from the exons ATGTGGATCAGTGTGGCGATTATTTGTGTGGCTTTGGTCATATTTATATTGAAATATGTCTTCGGCAGCTCCGGGCCCAATCCGTTTGAGACGGACACCCGTGAACCGCTGAAAAAAATGGTTCACGacatgaaagagaagaaaaaagtgcTGAAACAAG GTTTTCTGGAAAGTAAAGTACCTGAAAACCTGGATGCCATCATCATCGGCAGTGGGATTGGTGGGCTTGGACTTGCGGTGCTTCTGGCCAAAGTTGGAAAGAAAGTCCTGGTTCTGGAGCAGCACGATCGGGCCGGAGGATGCTGCCACACCTTCACTGAGAAGGGCTTTGAGTTTGATGTTG GAATCCACTACATCGGTGACCTGTTGGAGCACAAGCCGTTCCGCTGCATGCTGGACCAGATGACCAATGGACAGCTGCAGTGGGAGCCTCTGGAAAATCCGTTTGACCAGGTTGTACTGGGACCGCCAGAAAACCGCCGCCAGTACCCCATCTACAGCGGCAGGAACCGTTTCCCCGATGAGCTGAAGAAGTGCTTCCCTGGAGAGGAGAAGGCCATTGATGAGTACATGAGGCTGGTCAAG AAAGCCGGACGAGGCATTTGGCTCCTCGCTGTGCTGAAGCTCTGCCCCGTCCCCTTGGCTAAGTTCCTGGTCTACACCGGCTTAGTCAAACATCTGTCATTCTTCTTCAAAATCGCCCCACGCAGCCTGACAGAAGTGGTCAATGAACTGACAGAGAACAAGGACCTCAGGGCTGTCTTCACCTACATCTTTGGCACCTACG GTAACATGCCGAAAGACTCCAGTTTTGCCATGCACAGTTTGCTGGTCACTCACTACCTGAATGGGGCCTGGTACCCTAAAGGCGGAGCCAGTGAAATTGCCTACCACATGATCCCCATTATCGAGAAGGCGGGGGGTGCTGTTCTAGTTCGTGCTCCGGTCAACCGTATCTTGTTCAATGACGCCAAGGAAGCTTATG GTGTGAGTGTTATGAAAGGTCAAGAGGAAATACACATCCGAGCCCCTATGGTCATCTCTAACGCTGGCATCTTCAACACCTACCAGAAGCTGCTGCCCACAGAGCTCCAGGCCATGCCAG CTATCCAGAAGCAGCTGAGCTTGATGAAGAACGGTGAAGGTGGCCTGAGTATCTTCCTGGGCCTGGATGGAACAAAGGAGGAACTGGGCCTGAAAGCAGACAACTACTGGATCTTTACCGAGAACAATTTTGATGAGCT AGTGgaaaattatataaatggaaAGAGGGAAGAGTCTGCTAAAAGTGTGCCTCTCCTGTTCGTCGCTTCTCCATCAGCTAAGGATTCAACCTGGCAGGAAAGATCACCAG GCAAGTCCACCTTGAGTCTGGTCAGTTTTGCCAAGTACGAGTGGTTCGAGGATTGGAAGGATGGCAAAGTGACAAACAGAGGGCCTGACTACAAAGAGCTGAAACAGATTTTCATTGACTCTATTGTGGATGTGGTCATGGATGTTTTCCCCAAGATCACCAGAGACAAG ATTGAGTACATCGACGCTGGAACCCCCATCACAAACACGCACTACATCGGAGCCCCCAAAGGTGAGATCTACGGAGCGGATCACGGCGTCGCCCGGTTCAGCCCTGAACTCAACGCTACAGTGAGACCTCAGACTCCGTTGAAGAACCTCTACCTGACAG GTCAggatgtgtttgtatgtggCTTCGCTGGCGCCCTGGCCGGAGCCCTCACCTGCGGCTCGGTCATTCTCAACCGCAACCTCCATCTGGATGCCATCGCCTTGGCGAAGAAAATGAGATTTGTTAACAGCAAATTGAAAGGGGAGTAG
- the cdk21 gene encoding cyclin-dependent kinase 6, translating into MDDSTKPLCYELLAEVGEGSYGKVYKAREVGEKQRLLAVKKFNIRGDTSETGIPAFMIREVALLRKMKYFNHPNIIKLLDASAVPVGQSLDLTLVLEYIDQDLSTYLSKVPASGLNQDCIKDVMLQLLRGLDFLHTNMVLHRDLKPENILVSSHGEIKIADFGLARIYTFNIALTPGVVTLWYRAPEVLLNSVYMSSVDMWSAGCIFAELFLLRPLFQGYTEVQQLQKIFEVIGLPSDEEWPKDSPVSYSVNWGPKGPCTKLLPNLGPDENDLLSQCLAFRPSNRISAAKALAHPFFMKR; encoded by the exons ATGGATGACAGCACTAAACCTCTGTGCTACGAGCTCCTGGCAGAAGTAGGGGAAGGCTCCTATGGTAAGGTGTATAAAGCCAGAGAGGTCGGGGAGAAACAGCGTCTCCTGGCGGTGAAGAAATTCAACATCCGCGGAGACACGTCAGAGACCGGGATCCCTGCCTTCATGATCCGCGAGGTGGCGCTGCTGCGTAAGATGAAGTACTTCAACCATCCCAACATTATCAA GCTGTTGGATGCATCTGCCGTACCAGTGGGCCAGAGTTTAGACCTCACTCTGGTGTTGGAATACATTGACCAGGATCTGTCTACCTACCTCTCTAAGGTTCCTGCTTCTGGACTGAACCAGGACTGTATTAAG GATGTGATGCTGCAGTTGCTGCGGGGATTGGACTTCTTGCACACAAACATGGTGCTGCATCGTGACctaaaaccagaaaacatcTTGGTCAGCAGCCACGGTGAAATCAAGATTGCAGACTTTGGTCTGGCACGCATCTACACCTTTAATATCGCTCTCACTCCGGGT GTGGTGACGCTGTGGTATCGAGCTCCGGAGGTGCTGCTGAACTCGGTTTACATGTCCTCGGTGGACATGTGGAGTGCCGGCTGCATCTTCGCTGAGCTCTTCCTTTTGAG GCCACTGTTTCAGGGATACACAGAGGTACAGCAGCTGCAAAAAATCTTtga GGTTATTGGTTTGCCCAGTGACGAGGAGTGGCCCAAAGACAGCCCCGTCTCCTACTCAGTCAACTGGGGACCTAAAGGCCCCTGCACCAAGCTGCTGCCCAACCTGGGCCCAGATGAGAACGACCTACTATCT CAATGTTTGGCATTCAGACCCAGCAATCGCATCTCAGCCGCAAAAGCCCTGGCTCATCCTTTCTTCATGAAGCGCTGA